A window from Lates calcarifer isolate ASB-BC8 linkage group LG7_2, TLL_Latcal_v3, whole genome shotgun sequence encodes these proteins:
- the kpnb3 gene encoding importin-5, whose amino-acid sequence MAEQQQFYLLLGNLMSPDNNVRKQSEETYDTIPGQNKITFLLQAVRDASAAEEVKQMAAVLLRRLLSSSFEEIYPGLTLEMQTAIKTELLTSIQQETSPNIRKKVCDIAAELSRNLIDDDGNNQWPEVLKFLFDSVNSDNVGLREAALHIFWNFPGIFGNQQQHYMEVIKRMLVQCMQDQANPQIRTLAARAAASFVLSNESNTALLKHFADLLPGILQAVNESCYQGDDSVLKSLVEIADTAPKYLRPNLEATLQLCLKLCADTNLTNMQRQLALEVIVTLSETAAAMLRKHTTIVAQSVPQMLAMMVDLEDDDEWAMADELEDDDFDSNAVAGESALDRIACGLGGKIILPMIKQHIMQMLQNPDWKYRHAGLMALSAIGEGCHQQMEAILQEIVSFVLLFCSDPHPRVRYAACNAIGQMATDFAPTFQKKFHDKVISALLQTMEDQSNPRVQAHAAAALINFTEDCPKSLLIPYLDSLVQHLHVIMVAKLQELIQKGTKLVLEQVVTSIASVADTAEEKFVPYYDMFMPSLKHIVENAVQKELRLLRGKTIECISLIGLAVGKEKFMPDASAVMQLLLKTQTDFNDLEDDDPQISYMISAWARMCKILGKEFQQYLPVVMGPLMKTASIKPEVALLDTQDMENISEDDGWEFVNLGDQQSFGIKTAGLEEKATACQMLVCYAKELKEGFVEYTEQVVKLMVPLLKFYFHDGVRVAAAESMPLLLECARVRGPEYLTQMWHFMCDALIKAIGTEPDSDVLSEIMHSFAKCIELMGDGCLNNEHFEELGGILKGKLEEHFKNQELRQAKRQDEDYDEQVEETLQDEDENDVYILTKVSDILHSVFSSYKEKVLPWFEQLLQLIVQLICPNRPWADRQWGLCIFDDVVEHCSPASFKYAEYFLRPMLQSLCDSSPEVRQAAAYGVGVMAQYGGENYRPFCTEAIPLLVRVIQAADSRSKENVNATENCISAVGKVMRFRPECVNVNEILPHWLSWLPLNEDKEEAVHTFDFLCDLIESNNPIVLGPDNSNLPKIFLIIADGVANESVKSEDACSKRLANVIRQVQVSAGLWTQCVSTLNETQQKAIQDLLNTA is encoded by the exons ATGGCGGAACAGCAGCAGTTCTACCTCTTGCTGGGTAACCTGATGAGCCCTGACAACAACGTCAGGAAACAATCAGAG GAGACCTATGACACTATCCCGGGCCAGAACAAGATCACATTCTTGCTGCAGGCTGTCAGAGAtgcatctgctgcagaggag GTCAAACAGATGGCGGCAGTGCTGCTGCGACGGCTGCTGTCGTCGTCCTTCGAGGAGATCTACCCGGGCCTGACTCTGGAGATGCAGACAGCCATCAAGACAGAACTGCTGACCAGCATCCAACAGGAAACCTCGCCAAACATCCGCAAGAAGGTCTGCGACATTGCAGCTGAGCTCTCCCGCAACCTCATTG ATGATGACGGGAATAACCAGTGGCCAGAAGTGCTCAAGTTTCTGTTCGATTCGGTCAACTCTGACAACGTTGGCCTGCGAGAAGCTGCCCTGCACATATTCTG GAACTTCCCAGGCATCTTTGGcaaccagcagcagcattaTATGGAGGTCATCAAACGTATGCTTGTTCAGTGCATGCAGGACCAGGCAAACCCACAG ATTCGCACCCTGGCAGCTCGGGCTGCAGCATCCTTCGTCCTGTCCAACGAAAGCAACACAGCTCTGCTGAAGCACTTTGCCGACCTGCTGCCAGGAATCCTTCAG GCGGTGAACGAGTCCTGCTACCAGGGAGACGACTCTGTGCTCAAGTCTTTAGTGGAGATCGCAGACACAGCACCCAAGTACCTGAGACCCAACCTGGAGGCcaccctgcagctctgtctgaag TTGTGTGCTGATACCAACCTGACCAACATGCAGAGGCAGCTGGCACTGGAGGTCATCGTCACCTTATCTGAGACAGCAGCCGCCATGCTGAGGAAACACACCACCATTGTGGCTCAGAGTG TGCCCCAGATGCTGGCTATGATGGTGGACCTCGAGGATGACGATGAGTGGGCCATGGCTGATGAGCTGGAGGATGATGACTTTGACAG TAATGCTGTGGCTGGGGAGAGCGCTCTGGACAGAATTGCCTGTGGTCTGGGAGGAAAGATCATTTTACCCATGATCAAACAGCACATCATGCAGATGCTGCAGAACC CTGACTGGAAGTACCGTCACGCCGGGCTGATGGCGCTGTCTGCCATTGGTGAGGGCTGCCACCAGCAGATGGAGGCCATCCTCCAAGAGATTGTCAGctttgtcctcctcttctgctctgACCCG CACCCAAGGGTGCGCTACGCTGCCTGCAATGCCATTGGACAGATGGCCACGGACTTTGCCCCTACTTTCCAAAAGAAATTCCACGATAAG GTGATCTCAGCCCTGCTTCAGACCATGGAGGACCAGAGTAACCCTCGAGTGCAAgcacatgctgctgctgccctcatTAACTTTACAGAGGACTGTCCCAAATCACTGCTCATCCCTTACCTGGACAGCTTGGTGCAGCACCTTCACGTCATTATGGTTGCCAAGCTGCAAGAG TTGATCCAGAAGGGCACCAAACTGGTCCTGGAGCAGGTGGTGACGTCCATCGCCTCGGTGGCCGACACAGCCGAGGAGAAGTTTGTGCCATATTACGACATGTTCATGCCCTCGCTCAAACACATTGTGGAGAACGCGGTACAGAAGGAGCTGAGGCTGCTCCGTGGGAAGACCATAGAGTGCATCAGCCTCATTGGCCTGGCTGTCGGCAAGGAGAAG TTCATGCCAGACGCCTCTGCTGTCATGCAGCTGCTCCTCAAAACCCAGACAGACTTCAACGACCTGGAAGATGATGATCCTCAG ATCTCATACATGATCTCAGCCTGGGCCAGGATGTGCAAGATCCTGGGGAAGGAGTTTCAGCAGTATCTGCCTGTGGTGATGGGTCCCCTGATGAAGACTGCCTCCATCAAGCCTGAGGTGGCCCTCCTCGACA CCCAGGACATGGAGAACATATCGGAGGATGACGGCTGGGAGTTTGTCAACCTGGGAGACCAGCAGAGTTTCGGCATCAAGACCGCCGGCCTGGAGGAGAAGGCCACTGCCTGTCAGATGCTG GTGTGCTATGCCAAAGAGCTGAAGGAGGGTTTTGTGGAGTACACGGAGCAGGTGGTGAAGCTGATGGTTCCTCTACTCAAGTTCTACTTCCATGATG GTGTGCGGGTGGCAGCAGCTGAGTCTATGCCCCTGCTGCTGGAGTGCGCCCGGGTTCGGGGACCAGAGTACCTCACCCAGATGTGGCACTTCATGTGCGACGCCCTCATCAAGGCCATCGGCACTGAACCAGACTCAGACGTTCTGTCAGAAATCATGCACTCTTTTGCCAAG tgtatCGAGTTGATGGGTGACGGATGTCTGAACAACGAGCATTTTGAGGAGCTGGGTGGCATCCTAAAGGGAAAACTGGAGGAGCATTTTAAGAACCAGGAGCTCAGACAGG CCAAACGACAGGATGAAGACTATGATGAGCAGGTGGAGGAAACATTACAAGATGAG gaTGAGAACGATGTGTACATCCTGACCAAAGTGTCAGACATCCTGCATTCAGTGTTCAGTAGTTACAAAGAGAAGGTGCTGCCGTGGTtcgaacagctgctgcagctcattgTCCAGCTCATA TGTCCCAACAGGCCgtgggcagacagacagtgggGTCTGTGCATCTTTGACGATGTGGTGGAGCACTGCAGCCCTGCCTCTTTCAAATACGCAGAGTATTTCCTGCGCCCGATGTTGCAGTCACTGTGTGACTCGAGCCCCGAGGTGCGGCAGGCAGCCGCCTACGGTGTCGGTGTCATGGCTCAGTACGGAGGAGAGAACTACCGCCCATTCTGCACAG AGGCCATCCCCCTGCTGGTCAGAGTCATCCAGGCAGCCGACTCGCGCTCCAAGGAGAACGTCAACGCCACAGAGAACTGCATCTCTGCTGTTGGAAAGGTTATGAGGTTTCGGCCAGAGTGTGTCAACGTCAACGAGATCCTTCCCCACTGGCTCAGCTGGCTACCGCTCAACGAGGACAAAGAGGAGGCCGTCCACACATTTGACTTTCTGTGTGACCTCATTGAAAG CAACAACCCCATCGTCCTCGGCCCAGACAACTCCAACCTCCCTAAAATTTTCCTCATCATCGCAGACGGCGTCGCAAATGAATCGGTCAAGAGTGAAGACGCTTGCAGCAAACGGCTCGCAAACGTCATTCGTCAAGTACAG GTGTCGGCAGGATTATGGACACAGTGTGTATCAACACTGAATGAGACGCAGCAGAAAGCCATACAGGACCTACTGAACACTGCCTGA
- the atg13 gene encoding autophagy-related protein 13 isoform X1, whose amino-acid sequence MDSDLSPQDKKDLDKFIKFFALKTVQVIVQARLGEKICTRSSSSPTGSDWFNLAIKDIPEVTHEAKKALAGQLPGIGRSMCVEISLKTSEGDSMELETWCLEMNEKCDKDIKVSYTVYNRLSVLLKSLLAITRVTPAYKLSRKQGHDYVILYRIYFGEVQLSGLGEGFQTVRVGVVGTPVGTVTLSCAYRTNLAFMSNRQFERSAPIMGIIVDHFVDPPCSSQRPANMGQPCNYRAPDEEDGGPFAGVQDSQEVCTTSFSTSPPSQCVCTLSPSPSKLSKPLPLDSLQLPLAPGLVTHTLYTSRLSYQPPALAGAADLCHPAANPNQALHAGKEGGVVLVPAHPPHGTDAHLTVEHAPNTPGSSGDDDGLSQSGEGRRDEGRRSVSPSDPVESLNAFTRKVGAFVNKPSTQITAASLDLPFAAFAPRGLDSEENDPMVQPPDSPPCPSPLQASLHSQGSEGSGQQDDFVMVDFRPAFSKDDLLPMDLGTFYREFQNPPQLASLSLHISSQSMADDLDSLPEKLAVYEKNIDEFDAFVDMLQ is encoded by the exons ATGGACAGTGACCTAAGTCCCCAGGATAAAAAAGACTTGGACAAGTTCATTAAGTTCTTTGCCTTGAAG actGTCCAGGTGATAGTCCAAGCCCGTCTTGGGGAGAAAATCTGCACTCGCTCTTCCTCATCACCTACAGGCTCTGACTGG TTTAACTTGGCCATCAAAGACATCCCAGAGGTGACTCATGAAGCCAAGAAAGCACTGGCTGGCCAACTCCCAGGCATCGGACGCTCCATGTGTGTCGAGATCTCCCTGAAGACGTCAGAG GGTGACTCAATGGAGCTGGAGACTTGGTGCCTGGAGATGAATGAAAA GTGTGATAAGGACATCAAGGTGTCATATACAGTGTACAaccgtctgtctgtccttctgAAGTCTCTGCTCGCCATCACCAGAGTAACACCTGCCTATAAACTGTCCAGAAAGCAGGGGCACGACTATGTCATACTATACAG GATCTACTTTGGGGAAGTCCAGCTGAGTGGATTAGGGGAAG gtttTCAGACAGTGCGTGTCGGTGTTGTTGGCACCCCTGTCGGCACAGTCACACTTTCATGTGCCTACCGCACCAACCTGGCATTCATGTCAAACAG GCAGTTTGAGCGTTCAGCTCCCATCATGGGGATCATTGTGGATCACTTTGTGGATCCTCCCTGCAGCAGCCAGCGTCCTGCCAATATGGGACAGCCCTGCAACTACAG agCTCCAGATGAGGAGGACGGAGGACCATTTGCAGGAGTTCAGGATTCACAGGAGGTCTGCAccacctccttctccacctcccctccttctcag TGTGTCTGTACACTGAGTCCGTCTCCCTCTAAACTGTCTAAGCCCCTCCCCCTGGACAGTCTACAGCTTCCATTGGCTCCTGGACTTGTCACTCACACT cTGTACACCTCCAGGTTATCCTACCAGCCTCCAGCTCTAGCAGGAGCTGCTGATCTTTGTCACCCTGCTGCCAATCCAAACCAG GCGTTGCATGCTGGAAAGGAGGGTGGGGTCGTGTTGGTTCCTGCCCATCCTCCTCATGGAACAGATGCTCATCTGACAGTAGAGCACGCCCCCAACACACCTGGCAGCAG CGGCGACGATGACGGTCTGTCACAGAgtggagaaggaaggagggatgaagggaggaggagtgTTTCTCCCTCTGACCCGGTGGAGTCTCTCAATGCATTCACTAGGAAAGTCGGAGCCTTTGTCAATAAACCCAGCACACAG ataacAGCAGCCAGTCTGGACCTGCCGTTTGCTGCATTTGCTCCTCGAGGCCTGGACTCAGAGGAGAATGATCCCATG gTACAGCCTCCAGACTCCCCTCCCTGCCCGTCCCCCCTGCAGGCCAGCCTGCACTCTCAGGGCTCAGAGGGATCAGGGCAGCAGGACGATTTCGTCATGGTCGACTTT cGACCCGCCTTCTCTAAAGATGACTTGTTGCCGATGGATTTGGGCACCTTCTACAGAGAGTTTCAGAATCCTCCACAGCTCGCCAGCCTCTCACTACACATCAGCTCCCAGTCAATGGCTGATGACCTG gaCTCGCTGCCAGAGAAACTGGCCGTCTATGAGAAGAACATCGACGAGTTTGATGCCTTTGTGGACATGCTCCagtaa
- the atg13 gene encoding autophagy-related protein 13 isoform X2, producing MDSDLSPQDKKDLDKFIKFFALKTVQVIVQARLGEKICTRSSSSPTGSDWFNLAIKDIPEVTHEAKKALAGQLPGIGRSMCVEISLKTSEGDSMELETWCLEMNEKCDKDIKVSYTVYNRLSVLLKSLLAITRVTPAYKLSRKQGHDYVILYRIYFGEVQLSGLGEGFQTVRVGVVGTPVGTVTLSCAYRTNLAFMSNRQFERSAPIMGIIVDHFVDPPCSSQRPANMGQPCNYRAPDEEDGGPFAGVQDSQEVCTTSFSTSPPSQLYTSRLSYQPPALAGAADLCHPAANPNQALHAGKEGGVVLVPAHPPHGTDAHLTVEHAPNTPGSSGDDDGLSQSGEGRRDEGRRSVSPSDPVESLNAFTRKVGAFVNKPSTQITAASLDLPFAAFAPRGLDSEENDPMVQPPDSPPCPSPLQASLHSQGSEGSGQQDDFVMVDFRPAFSKDDLLPMDLGTFYREFQNPPQLASLSLHISSQSMADDLDSLPEKLAVYEKNIDEFDAFVDMLQ from the exons ATGGACAGTGACCTAAGTCCCCAGGATAAAAAAGACTTGGACAAGTTCATTAAGTTCTTTGCCTTGAAG actGTCCAGGTGATAGTCCAAGCCCGTCTTGGGGAGAAAATCTGCACTCGCTCTTCCTCATCACCTACAGGCTCTGACTGG TTTAACTTGGCCATCAAAGACATCCCAGAGGTGACTCATGAAGCCAAGAAAGCACTGGCTGGCCAACTCCCAGGCATCGGACGCTCCATGTGTGTCGAGATCTCCCTGAAGACGTCAGAG GGTGACTCAATGGAGCTGGAGACTTGGTGCCTGGAGATGAATGAAAA GTGTGATAAGGACATCAAGGTGTCATATACAGTGTACAaccgtctgtctgtccttctgAAGTCTCTGCTCGCCATCACCAGAGTAACACCTGCCTATAAACTGTCCAGAAAGCAGGGGCACGACTATGTCATACTATACAG GATCTACTTTGGGGAAGTCCAGCTGAGTGGATTAGGGGAAG gtttTCAGACAGTGCGTGTCGGTGTTGTTGGCACCCCTGTCGGCACAGTCACACTTTCATGTGCCTACCGCACCAACCTGGCATTCATGTCAAACAG GCAGTTTGAGCGTTCAGCTCCCATCATGGGGATCATTGTGGATCACTTTGTGGATCCTCCCTGCAGCAGCCAGCGTCCTGCCAATATGGGACAGCCCTGCAACTACAG agCTCCAGATGAGGAGGACGGAGGACCATTTGCAGGAGTTCAGGATTCACAGGAGGTCTGCAccacctccttctccacctcccctccttctcag cTGTACACCTCCAGGTTATCCTACCAGCCTCCAGCTCTAGCAGGAGCTGCTGATCTTTGTCACCCTGCTGCCAATCCAAACCAG GCGTTGCATGCTGGAAAGGAGGGTGGGGTCGTGTTGGTTCCTGCCCATCCTCCTCATGGAACAGATGCTCATCTGACAGTAGAGCACGCCCCCAACACACCTGGCAGCAG CGGCGACGATGACGGTCTGTCACAGAgtggagaaggaaggagggatgaagggaggaggagtgTTTCTCCCTCTGACCCGGTGGAGTCTCTCAATGCATTCACTAGGAAAGTCGGAGCCTTTGTCAATAAACCCAGCACACAG ataacAGCAGCCAGTCTGGACCTGCCGTTTGCTGCATTTGCTCCTCGAGGCCTGGACTCAGAGGAGAATGATCCCATG gTACAGCCTCCAGACTCCCCTCCCTGCCCGTCCCCCCTGCAGGCCAGCCTGCACTCTCAGGGCTCAGAGGGATCAGGGCAGCAGGACGATTTCGTCATGGTCGACTTT cGACCCGCCTTCTCTAAAGATGACTTGTTGCCGATGGATTTGGGCACCTTCTACAGAGAGTTTCAGAATCCTCCACAGCTCGCCAGCCTCTCACTACACATCAGCTCCCAGTCAATGGCTGATGACCTG gaCTCGCTGCCAGAGAAACTGGCCGTCTATGAGAAGAACATCGACGAGTTTGATGCCTTTGTGGACATGCTCCagtaa
- the harbi1 gene encoding putative nuclease HARBI1 — protein MAIPIAILDCDLLLHGRGHKTLDRFDLDSVSDNFLLTQFGFPREFILYLVELLRESLCRRTQRSRAISPEVQVLAALGFYTSGSFQTSMGDTIGISQASMSRCVSNVTKALVEKASQFILFNRDPSSREQSFQEFQRVAGFPGVLGVLDYVQVAIKAPNSEDSSYVNKKGFHSVGCQIVCDARGLLLSAETHWPGGLKDTDVLERSALHKQLQDVEKGWLLGDRRYPVRKWLMTPVDNPESPAEFRYNLAHTATHEIVDRTFRAIQTRFRCLDGTKGYLQYSPERSSSILLACCVLHNASLQSGLDAWTLERTDPLEQPESLEQRPEDRDSQAEDLRKQLILKHFS, from the exons ATGGCGATCCCTATAGCCATCTTGGACTGTGATCTCCTCTTGCATGGTCGAGGTCATAAGACCTTGGACCGCTTTGACCTGGACTCTGTCTCAGACAACTTCCTCCTCACACAGTTTGGCTTCCCCAGAGAGTTTATTCTGTACCTGGTGGAATTACTCAGAGAG TCTCTCTGTAGACGTACCCAGCGCTCCAGAGCCATCAGCCCTGAGGTCCAGGTGTTGGCTGCTCTGGGCTTTTACACATCTGGCTCATTCCAGACGTCTATGGGAGACACTATCGGGATCAGCCAGGCTTCAATGTCAAGATGTGTGTCCAACGTGACTAAAGCCCTGGTAGAGAAAGCTTCTCAGTTCATCTTGTTCAAcag AGATCCTTCCAGCAGAGAGCAGTCCTTCCAGGAGTTTCAGAGGGTTGCAGGGTTTCCAGGAGTCCTGGGGGTTCTGGACTATGTTCAG GTCGCCATCAAAGCTCCAAACAGCGAAGACTCGTCGTATGTGAACAAGAAGGGTTTTCACTCTGTGGGCTGCCAGATTGTTTGTGATGCCCGAGGGTTGTTACTCAGCGCGGAGACCCACTGGCCAGGCGGACTCAAAGACACGGACGTTCTAGAAAGATCTGCTctccacaaacagctgcaggacGTGGAGAAGGGCTGGCTGCTGG GTGACCGTCGTTACCCTGTGAGGAAGTGGTTGATGACCCCGGTTGACAACCCAGAATCCCCTGCAGAGTTTCGATATAATCTGGCCCACACTGCTACACATGAGATAGTGGACAGAACCTTCAGAGCCATCCAGACCAGATTCAGATGTTTAGATGGCACCAAAGGATACTTACAG TATTCTCCAGAGAGGAGTTCATCCATCCTGCTGGCCTGCTGCGTCCTCCACAACGCCTCCCTGCAGTCTGGATTAGACGCCTGGACTCTGGAGAGGACGGACCCCTTGGAGCAGCCAGAGAGCCTGGAACAGAGaccagaggacagagacagccAGGCCGAGGACCTCAGAAAACAGCTCATACTCAAACACTTCAGCTGA